A region from the Desulfovibrio sp. TomC genome encodes:
- the ftsH gene encoding ATP-dependent zinc metalloprotease FtsH, which yields MEKHHRFSLWYVLIAIWGVLLVNNFIVTTYGPKNLPYSEFLTRLQAGEVSEVSITGDVIAGKLQGKTGEPDTATEFVTRRVDPELSAELAKYHVTFRAHPESTFLRDMLSWIIPILIFFGIWYVLMQRLNPGQGVMAFGKNKARVYAEKDLDTRFTDVAGCDEAKAELEEVVEFLKTPERFQRLGGQMPKGVLLIGPPGTGKTLLARAVAGEAQVPFFSISGSEFVEMFVGVGAARVRELFIQAKEKAPCIIFIDELDAIGKSRSGAIVGGHDEREQTLNQLLVEMDGFDPRVGVIIMAATNRPETLDPALLRAGRFDRQVLVDRPDVVGREQILRVHAKKIVLAPGVDLTVIARKTPGFSGADLANAINESALLAARKEKDAVDMDDLEEAVDRIMGGLEKKNRVINPKEKRVVAYHEAGHAIVATFTDGADAVHKISIVPRGIGALGWTQQLPTEDRYLMSQTELLGKIDVLLGGRAAERLIFSDVSTGAHNDLQRATDIAMAMVTEYGMGKTLGQATYPRQNRPVFLSPDQSGLARREYSEATAARIDAEVKDILEAAYGRVAALLAARRPELERVAGELLEHEVLDETAFRALLGVAAPASEQQTEA from the coding sequence CTGGAAAAACACCACCGCTTCTCCCTCTGGTATGTCCTCATCGCGATTTGGGGCGTGCTCCTTGTCAATAACTTCATCGTCACCACCTACGGCCCCAAAAACCTGCCCTACTCCGAATTCCTCACCCGGCTCCAGGCCGGAGAAGTGTCGGAAGTGTCCATCACCGGCGACGTCATTGCGGGCAAGCTGCAGGGCAAAACCGGTGAGCCCGACACCGCCACGGAATTCGTCACCCGCCGGGTGGACCCCGAACTGTCGGCCGAACTGGCCAAATACCATGTGACCTTCCGGGCCCATCCCGAATCCACGTTCCTGCGCGACATGCTGTCCTGGATCATCCCCATTCTGATCTTTTTCGGCATCTGGTACGTGCTCATGCAACGGCTCAATCCCGGCCAGGGGGTCATGGCTTTCGGCAAGAACAAGGCCCGGGTCTATGCCGAAAAGGATCTGGACACCCGGTTCACCGACGTGGCCGGCTGCGACGAGGCCAAGGCGGAACTCGAAGAAGTCGTCGAATTCCTGAAAACGCCGGAGCGCTTCCAGCGCCTGGGCGGGCAGATGCCCAAGGGCGTGCTGCTGATCGGCCCGCCGGGCACGGGCAAGACACTTTTGGCCCGGGCCGTGGCCGGCGAAGCCCAAGTCCCCTTCTTCTCCATCTCCGGGTCGGAATTCGTCGAAATGTTCGTGGGCGTGGGCGCGGCCCGGGTCCGCGAACTGTTCATCCAGGCCAAGGAAAAGGCCCCGTGCATCATCTTCATTGACGAGCTCGACGCCATCGGCAAATCCCGCTCCGGGGCCATTGTCGGCGGCCATGACGAGCGGGAACAGACGCTTAACCAACTCCTGGTCGAGATGGACGGCTTTGACCCCCGGGTCGGGGTCATCATCATGGCCGCAACCAACCGGCCCGAGACCCTGGACCCGGCCCTTTTGCGGGCCGGGCGCTTCGACCGGCAGGTGTTGGTGGACCGGCCGGACGTGGTCGGGCGGGAGCAGATTTTGCGCGTCCATGCCAAAAAGATCGTTCTGGCCCCGGGCGTGGACCTCACCGTCATCGCCCGCAAGACCCCGGGTTTTTCCGGGGCCGATCTGGCCAATGCCATCAACGAGTCCGCTTTGCTTGCCGCCCGCAAGGAAAAGGACGCCGTGGACATGGATGACCTCGAAGAGGCGGTTGACCGCATCATGGGCGGCCTGGAGAAGAAGAACCGGGTGATCAATCCCAAGGAAAAGCGTGTGGTGGCCTACCACGAGGCCGGCCACGCCATTGTCGCCACCTTCACCGACGGGGCCGACGCCGTGCACAAGATCTCCATCGTGCCGCGCGGCATCGGCGCTCTGGGCTGGACCCAGCAACTCCCCACCGAAGACCGCTACCTCATGAGCCAGACCGAGCTGCTCGGCAAAATCGATGTACTGCTTGGCGGGCGGGCTGCTGAACGGCTCATTTTCAGCGACGTTTCCACCGGGGCCCACAACGATCTGCAGCGGGCCACCGACATTGCCATGGCCATGGTCACCGAATACGGCATGGGGAAAACGCTCGGGCAGGCCACCTACCCGCGCCAGAACCGGCCGGTCTTTCTCTCGCCCGACCAGAGCGGTCTGGCCCGCCGGGAATATTCCGAGGCCACGGCCGCCCGCATCGACGCCGAGGTCAAAGACATCCTGGAGGCGGCCTACGGACGGGTTGCAGCACTGCTTGCCGCCAGAAGACCGGAACTGGAGCGCGTGGCCGGCGAACTGCTGGAACACGAGGTCCTGGACGAGACTGCGTTCAGGGCACTGCTCGGTGTGGCGGCTCCTGCCTCCGAACAGCAGACCGAGGCTTGA
- the tuf gene encoding elongation factor Tu: MGKAKFERTKPHVNIGTIGHIDHGKTTLTAAITRLASMKGFGEYIPFDQIDKAPEEKERGITIATAHVEYQTDKRHYAHVDCPGHADYIKNMITGAAQMDGGIIVVAATDGPMPQTREHILLARQVGVPQLVVFMNKVDLVDDPELLELVELEVRELLTKYGFDGDNIPVIKGSALKALEAADINSPDAAPIFELLDACDNFIPEPKRDIDKPFLMPIEDVFSISGRGTVVTGRVERGIVTIGDEVAIIGIKDTVKTTCTGVEMFRKILDQGQAGDNVGVLLRGVKRDDVERGQVLAKPGSITPHRKFKGEVYVLNKEEGGRHTPFFTGYRPQFYFRTTDITGVVTLNEGVEMVMPGDNATFNVELIHPIAMEKGLRFAIREGGRTVGAGVVSEIVE; this comes from the coding sequence ATGGGCAAGGCGAAATTTGAACGCACCAAGCCGCACGTCAATATCGGCACCATCGGTCACATTGACCACGGCAAGACCACGCTGACCGCCGCTATCACGCGTCTGGCCAGCATGAAGGGCTTTGGCGAGTACATTCCCTTCGACCAGATCGACAAGGCGCCGGAAGAAAAGGAACGCGGCATCACCATCGCCACGGCCCACGTCGAATACCAGACCGACAAGCGGCACTATGCCCACGTCGACTGCCCCGGTCACGCCGACTATATTAAGAACATGATCACCGGCGCAGCCCAGATGGACGGCGGCATCATCGTCGTCGCCGCCACTGACGGCCCCATGCCCCAGACCCGTGAGCACATCCTGCTCGCCCGTCAGGTCGGCGTGCCCCAGCTCGTCGTGTTCATGAACAAGGTCGACCTGGTCGACGATCCGGAACTGCTGGAGCTGGTCGAACTGGAAGTGCGCGAACTGCTCACCAAGTACGGCTTTGACGGCGACAACATCCCGGTCATCAAGGGTTCGGCCCTGAAGGCTCTGGAAGCTGCCGACATCAACAGCCCCGACGCCGCTCCGATCTTCGAGCTGCTCGATGCTTGCGACAACTTCATTCCCGAGCCCAAGCGCGACATCGACAAGCCCTTCCTGATGCCCATCGAAGACGTGTTCTCCATCTCCGGCCGCGGCACCGTCGTGACCGGTCGTGTTGAGCGCGGCATCGTCACCATCGGCGACGAAGTGGCTATCATCGGCATCAAGGACACTGTCAAGACGACCTGCACCGGCGTTGAAATGTTCCGCAAGATCCTGGATCAGGGTCAGGCCGGCGACAACGTGGGTGTTCTTCTTCGCGGCGTCAAGCGTGACGACGTCGAGCGCGGCCAGGTTCTGGCCAAGCCCGGCTCCATCACCCCGCATCGTAAGTTCAAGGGCGAAGTCTACGTCCTGAACAAGGAAGAAGGCGGCCGTCATACCCCGTTCTTCACCGGCTACCGTCCCCAGTTCTACTTCCGCACCACGGACATCACCGGTGTGGTTACCCTCAACGAGGGAGTGGAAATGGTTATGCCGGGTGACAACGCCACCTTTAACGTGGAACTGATTCACCCCATCGCCATGGAAAAGGGTCTGCGCTTCGCCATTCGCGAAGGCGGCCGTACCGTTGGCGCGGGTGTCGTTTCCGAAATCGTGGAGTAA
- the rpmG gene encoding 50S ribosomal protein L33: MRINLQLQCTKCKRKNYATEKNKKNTTGRLELKKYCPFDREHTVHRETK; this comes from the coding sequence ATGCGCATCAATCTCCAGTTGCAGTGCACCAAGTGCAAGCGCAAGAATTACGCCACGGAAAAGAACAAGAAGAACACGACCGGCCGTCTGGAACTGAAGAAGTATTGTCCCTTCGATCGTGAGCACACGGTCCATCGGGAAACGAAGTAA
- the secE gene encoding preprotein translocase subunit SecE, with amino-acid sequence MAKDKTQAAVVAEKPSKPKASSGKSKEEAGKSGVSLTGRIDQAKEFFEQSKGELKKVTWPTREETVKTGIAVLVFSVVMAIYLGVVDMALSRLVALILS; translated from the coding sequence ATGGCCAAAGACAAGACCCAGGCGGCTGTAGTCGCGGAAAAGCCCTCCAAGCCCAAGGCTTCCTCTGGCAAGTCCAAGGAAGAGGCCGGTAAAAGTGGTGTTTCCCTGACAGGCCGCATCGACCAGGCCAAGGAATTCTTCGAGCAGTCCAAAGGTGAACTCAAGAAGGTCACCTGGCCGACGCGCGAAGAAACGGTGAAGACCGGGATCGCCGTCCTGGTCTTCAGCGTCGTGATGGCCATCTACCTGGGCGTCGTCGACATGGCCCTTTCCAGGCTCGTCGCGCTCATCCTCTCGTAA
- the nusG gene encoding transcription termination/antitermination protein NusG, which translates to MVEQDEVGEDQNPARWYIVHTYSGFENRVELTLREMMRTGQDGGSIKEVVVPTEKIIELVKGEKRTSTRKFYPGYVMVKMAMNDNSWHLVQSIPRVTGFIGGKNQPTPMRDSEAQKILSLMVSRQEQPRPKYHFERGDDVRVIDGPFGGFNGVVEDVNYDKGKLRVSVSIFGRQTPVELDFVQVSKN; encoded by the coding sequence ATGGTTGAACAAGACGAAGTCGGAGAAGATCAAAACCCGGCACGCTGGTACATCGTCCACACGTACTCGGGTTTTGAAAACCGGGTGGAACTGACCCTGCGCGAAATGATGCGCACCGGCCAGGATGGCGGCAGCATCAAGGAAGTGGTTGTCCCGACCGAAAAGATCATTGAACTGGTCAAGGGCGAAAAGAGAACGTCCACGCGGAAGTTTTATCCCGGTTACGTCATGGTCAAAATGGCCATGAACGACAATTCCTGGCACTTGGTGCAGTCCATTCCGCGAGTGACCGGCTTTATCGGGGGCAAGAACCAGCCGACCCCCATGCGCGACAGTGAAGCGCAGAAGATTCTCAGCCTGATGGTCAGCCGTCAGGAACAGCCCAGACCCAAGTATCATTTTGAGCGGGGCGACGATGTCCGCGTCATCGATGGCCCCTTCGGCGGCTTCAACGGCGTGGTCGAAGATGTCAACTACGACAAGGGCAAGCTTCGCGTTTCGGTCTCCATTTTCGGCCGTCAGACGCCGGTGGAACTCGATTTCGTGCAGGTAAGCAAAAATTAG
- the rplK gene encoding 50S ribosomal protein L11: protein MAKKITAKVKLQLPAGSANPSPPVGPALGQHGVNIMEFCKAFNARTMEQKGTIIPALITIYADRSFTFITKTPPASVLLVKAAKIDKGSGEPNKNKVGKVTAAQIEEIAKLKMVDMSAKDLEAACRTISGTARSMGIEIV from the coding sequence ATGGCCAAGAAGATCACCGCCAAGGTCAAGCTGCAGCTCCCCGCCGGTTCGGCCAACCCGTCTCCCCCGGTCGGTCCGGCCCTGGGTCAGCACGGCGTGAACATTATGGAGTTCTGCAAGGCGTTCAACGCCCGGACCATGGAGCAGAAAGGCACCATCATCCCGGCGCTCATCACCATCTACGCCGACCGCTCCTTCACGTTCATCACCAAGACCCCTCCGGCGTCCGTGCTTCTGGTCAAGGCCGCCAAGATCGACAAGGGTTCGGGTGAACCCAACAAGAACAAGGTCGGCAAGGTTACCGCCGCGCAGATCGAGGAAATCGCCAAGCTCAAGATGGTGGACATGTCGGCCAAGGACCTGGAAGCCGCCTGCCGCACCATCTCCGGCACCGCCCGCAGCATGGGCATTGAGATCGTCTAA
- the rplA gene encoding 50S ribosomal protein L1 translates to MAKHGKNYREAIKDIDLTVKYDVNEAMNLTVQTGKAKFDETVDVALNLGVNPKYSDQMVRGAVSLPHGLGKTVRVAAFCKGDKEAEAREAGADFVGGDELIEQVKNGFLAFDSAVATPDMMASVGKIGKILGPRGLMPNAKTGTVSFDIGKAVSELKAGKVEFKVDKAGVLHVPLGKRSFGPEKLLDNFRAVIDTVMRLKPSAAKGTYLQGMALATTMGPGIKVDTQSVRKLIEG, encoded by the coding sequence ATGGCCAAGCACGGGAAAAATTATCGCGAGGCGATCAAGGACATCGACCTCACGGTCAAATATGATGTCAATGAAGCCATGAACCTGACTGTCCAGACGGGGAAGGCCAAATTCGACGAGACCGTCGACGTCGCGCTGAACCTGGGCGTCAACCCCAAATATTCCGACCAGATGGTTCGCGGCGCTGTGTCGCTGCCCCATGGCCTGGGCAAGACGGTCCGCGTGGCCGCCTTTTGCAAGGGCGACAAGGAAGCCGAGGCCCGCGAGGCCGGAGCGGACTTTGTCGGCGGCGACGAGCTGATCGAACAGGTGAAAAACGGTTTTCTGGCCTTCGACAGCGCCGTGGCCACCCCGGACATGATGGCTTCGGTCGGCAAGATCGGCAAGATCCTCGGCCCCCGCGGACTCATGCCCAACGCCAAGACCGGCACCGTCTCCTTTGACATCGGCAAGGCCGTGTCCGAACTCAAGGCCGGCAAGGTCGAGTTCAAGGTTGACAAGGCCGGCGTGTTGCATGTGCCGCTGGGCAAGCGCTCCTTTGGTCCTGAAAAGTTGCTTGACAACTTCCGGGCCGTCATCGATACCGTCATGCGCCTCAAGCCCTCGGCTGCCAAGGGCACCTATCTGCAGGGCATGGCCCTGGCGACCACCATGGGCCCCGGCATCAAGGTGGACACCCAGTCCGTGCGTAAGCTCATTGAGGGCTAG
- the rplJ gene encoding 50S ribosomal protein L10: MQRAQKNEIIEKLRARADRAGIVVVTDFRGMTVEELTELRGKLRAVGIEYQVVKNTLARLAVKDGVHDALKDHLIENNGIAFGYEDPVVAAKVLVDYAKTSKKFSVKLACLSGKIIDAAGVAELSKLPSKPELLAMTLGTMNAVPTNFVGLFANIIRGALYALTAIKEKKEAA, translated from the coding sequence GTGCAACGTGCGCAAAAAAACGAGATCATCGAAAAACTGCGCGCAAGGGCGGACCGGGCCGGCATCGTGGTGGTCACCGACTTTCGTGGCATGACGGTGGAGGAACTGACCGAGCTTCGCGGCAAGCTTCGCGCCGTGGGGATCGAGTATCAGGTCGTCAAGAACACCCTGGCCCGTCTGGCGGTGAAGGACGGCGTCCATGACGCTCTCAAGGACCATCTCATTGAGAACAACGGCATCGCGTTCGGGTATGAAGACCCGGTCGTGGCTGCCAAGGTCCTTGTGGATTATGCCAAGACCAGCAAGAAGTTTTCGGTCAAGCTCGCGTGCCTCTCCGGAAAGATCATCGACGCCGCCGGCGTTGCCGAACTTTCCAAGCTCCCGAGCAAGCCCGAACTTCTGGCGATGACTCTTGGCACCATGAACGCTGTGCCCACGAACTTCGTCGGCCTGTTCGCGAACATCATTCGCGGCGCGCTGTACGCCCTTACGGCCATCAAGGAAAAAAAGGAAGCGGCCTAA
- the rplL gene encoding 50S ribosomal protein L7/L12 encodes MSEITKEQVVDFIANMTVLELSQFIKELEEKFGVSAAAPAMGMMMAAPAAGDAAPAEEEKTEFDVILTSSGGNKIAVIKVVRALTGLGLKEAKAKVDELPSAIKEAVSKAEAEDAKKQLEESGAACEIK; translated from the coding sequence ATGTCCGAGATCACCAAAGAGCAAGTTGTCGACTTCATCGCCAATATGACCGTCCTTGAACTTTCCCAGTTCATCAAAGAGCTGGAAGAGAAGTTCGGCGTTTCCGCCGCCGCCCCGGCCATGGGCATGATGATGGCCGCCCCGGCTGCCGGCGATGCCGCCCCGGCCGAAGAAGAGAAGACCGAGTTCGACGTCATCCTGACCAGCTCCGGCGGCAACAAGATCGCCGTCATCAAGGTCGTGCGCGCCCTGACCGGTCTGGGCCTCAAGGAAGCCAAAGCCAAGGTTGACGAACTGCCTTCCGCCATCAAGGAAGCCGTTTCCAAGGCCGAAGCCGAGGATGCCAAGAAGCAGCTGGAAGAATCCGGAGCCGCTTGCGAAATCAAGTAG
- the rpoB gene encoding DNA-directed RNA polymerase subunit beta, with protein MAQLTKNFGKIVKTLTIPHLLNLQIDSYELFLQKDIPPTSREDAGLEGVFRSVFPIEDFNKTASLEYVSYEIGEPKYDVPECIGKGLTFEAPLRIKVRLVVYDVDEETENRTIRDIKEQIIYFGTVPLMTEKGTFIINGTERVIVNQLQRSPGIIFEHDSGKSHTSRKVLYSCRVIPMRGSWLDFDYDHKDILYVRIDRRRKMPATILFKAMGMSRGDILRYFYEVEHFTIDGLRVLRQVHADFYRKDKAYSEIRDAEGKTIVAVDKPITKRAWRLMLEAGIEKVEVDPAALLGLFLAEDLTDATTGEVLVEAGDELTADVIEKLKDAGVTDFPLLHTRGADTSSSIRDTLALDKTVDTITAQVEIYRRLRPSSPPTPEIAANFFENLFRNPDYYDLSPVGRYKLNARLKIDQPLDFRTLANDDILKAVKHLTFLKDSHGPADDIDHLGNRRVRPVGELVENQYRIGLVRMERAIKERMSLQEVATLMPHDLINPKPVAAVLKEFFGTSQLSQFMDQTNPLSEVTHKRRLSALGPGGLTRERAGFEVRDVHTSHYGRICPIETPEGPNIGLIVSLTTHSKVNDFGFIETPYKVVKDSQLTGETIYLDATREIDEVIAGANAPLDANKAFVNTMVGARVRGDQVVIPREQVTLMDISPSQIVSVSAALIPFLEHDDANRALMGSNMQRQAVPLLRCEQPLVGTGMEGAVAKDSGSCILAESAGVVHYADAERIIVCYDDPAVGADTGAAKTYELLKHHKSNQNTCFGQVPRVLVGQRVVKGDVLADGPGIRDGELALGKNLLVAFMPWCGYNYEDSILISENTVKDDTFTSVHIEEFEVVARDTKLGPEEITRDIPNVGEEMLKDLDDCGIIRIGARVAPDDILVGKITPKGETQLTPEEKLLRAIFGDKARDVKNTSLKVPPGIEGTVIDVRVFNRRSGEKDDRTRQIEDFELARLDTKEGQHVDAIAANMRRRIWPLVSGKTVFQTIKGTKKNDVLLEANHPMTLEVLETLPIKKLSGMFASKETNEAVAEILDEYDRHIHFVKGLYDQKREKVTEGDDLPPGVIKMVKVYVAVKRKLNVGDKMAGRHGNKGVVSCILPIEDMPFFADGAQVDIVLNPLGVPSRMNIGQILETHLGWAGMELGKQLAALADSGKAMEGIRDRAKVVFDTEETAELIDGMSDDELRDALRALRKGIVAKTPVFDGATEDELWEWLKIAGLPEDGKITLYDGRTGEAFHRPVTVGCMYILKLHHLVDEKIHARSTGPYSLVTQQPLGGKAQFGGQRLGEMEVWALEAYGASYLLQEFLTVKSDDVGGRVKMYEKIVKGDNFLEAGLPESFNVLVKELMSLGLDVDLIQDEKKIVKAPRR; from the coding sequence ATGGCCCAGCTGACCAAAAATTTCGGCAAGATCGTCAAAACGCTGACCATTCCCCATTTGCTCAACCTGCAGATCGACTCCTATGAGCTGTTTCTGCAAAAGGACATCCCTCCCACCAGCCGGGAGGATGCGGGACTCGAAGGCGTATTCCGCTCGGTCTTTCCAATCGAGGATTTCAACAAAACCGCCTCGTTGGAATACGTCAGCTACGAAATCGGCGAGCCGAAATACGACGTGCCCGAATGCATCGGCAAAGGCCTCACCTTCGAGGCCCCGCTTCGCATCAAGGTCCGCCTGGTCGTTTACGATGTGGATGAGGAAACGGAAAACCGGACCATCCGCGACATCAAGGAACAGATCATCTACTTCGGAACTGTGCCGCTCATGACCGAGAAGGGCACGTTTATCATAAACGGCACCGAGCGCGTCATCGTCAACCAGCTCCAGCGTTCGCCGGGCATTATCTTCGAGCACGACTCCGGCAAGAGTCATACCAGCCGCAAGGTGCTGTATTCCTGCCGCGTCATCCCCATGCGCGGTTCCTGGCTCGATTTCGACTACGACCACAAGGACATCCTCTACGTGCGCATCGACCGGCGCCGCAAGATGCCCGCCACCATACTTTTCAAGGCCATGGGCATGTCCCGCGGCGACATCCTGCGCTACTTCTACGAAGTGGAGCACTTTACCATCGACGGACTGCGCGTCCTGCGCCAGGTCCATGCCGATTTCTATCGCAAGGACAAGGCCTACTCGGAAATCCGCGACGCTGAGGGCAAGACCATTGTTGCCGTGGACAAGCCGATCACCAAGCGGGCTTGGCGGCTCATGCTCGAAGCCGGCATTGAGAAGGTCGAGGTTGATCCGGCCGCGCTGCTTGGCCTGTTCCTGGCCGAGGACCTGACCGACGCCACGACCGGCGAAGTGCTGGTCGAGGCCGGCGACGAACTGACCGCGGATGTCATCGAAAAACTCAAGGACGCCGGCGTCACCGATTTCCCGCTCCTGCACACCCGGGGCGCCGACACGTCCTCGTCGATTCGCGACACACTGGCGCTGGACAAGACCGTGGACACCATCACCGCCCAGGTCGAGATCTACCGTCGCCTGCGCCCGTCCTCGCCGCCGACTCCGGAAATTGCCGCCAACTTCTTCGAGAACCTGTTCCGCAATCCGGATTACTACGATCTGTCGCCGGTCGGCCGCTACAAGCTCAACGCACGCCTCAAAATCGATCAGCCGTTGGACTTCCGCACCCTGGCCAACGACGATATCTTAAAGGCCGTCAAGCACCTGACTTTCCTTAAGGATTCGCATGGTCCGGCCGACGATATCGATCACTTGGGCAACCGTCGCGTCCGTCCGGTCGGCGAGCTGGTGGAAAACCAGTACCGTATCGGTCTGGTGCGCATGGAGCGGGCCATCAAGGAGCGCATGAGCCTGCAGGAAGTGGCCACGCTCATGCCCCATGACCTGATCAATCCCAAGCCTGTGGCTGCGGTGCTCAAGGAGTTCTTCGGAACCTCCCAGCTGTCGCAGTTTATGGACCAGACCAATCCGCTGTCCGAAGTCACGCACAAGCGCCGCCTCTCGGCCCTTGGACCCGGCGGTCTGACCCGTGAGCGGGCCGGCTTCGAGGTGCGCGACGTGCACACCTCCCACTACGGCCGCATCTGTCCTATTGAAACGCCGGAAGGACCGAACATCGGTCTGATCGTGTCCCTGACCACCCACTCCAAGGTCAATGACTTCGGCTTTATCGAGACGCCCTACAAGGTCGTCAAGGACAGCCAGCTGACCGGCGAGACCATCTACCTCGACGCCACCCGGGAAATTGACGAAGTCATCGCCGGAGCCAATGCGCCCCTGGATGCGAACAAGGCCTTTGTCAATACCATGGTCGGCGCCCGGGTACGCGGCGATCAGGTTGTGATCCCGCGCGAGCAGGTCACGCTCATGGACATCTCGCCGAGCCAGATCGTGTCGGTTTCGGCCGCGCTCATTCCCTTCCTCGAGCACGACGACGCCAACCGCGCCCTCATGGGTTCGAACATGCAGCGTCAGGCCGTGCCGCTTTTGCGCTGCGAGCAGCCGCTCGTCGGCACCGGCATGGAAGGCGCCGTGGCCAAGGATTCCGGCTCGTGCATCCTGGCCGAGAGCGCCGGCGTGGTCCACTACGCCGACGCCGAGCGCATCATCGTCTGCTATGACGACCCTGCGGTCGGGGCCGATACCGGCGCCGCCAAGACTTATGAGCTTTTGAAGCATCACAAGTCCAACCAGAACACTTGTTTCGGCCAAGTGCCGCGGGTGCTGGTCGGGCAACGGGTGGTCAAGGGCGACGTCCTGGCCGACGGCCCGGGCATCCGCGACGGCGAACTGGCGCTGGGCAAAAACCTGCTCGTCGCCTTTATGCCCTGGTGCGGCTACAACTACGAAGACTCCATCCTCATTTCCGAAAATACGGTCAAGGACGATACCTTCACCTCGGTGCACATCGAGGAATTTGAAGTCGTCGCCCGCGACACCAAGCTTGGACCTGAGGAAATTACCCGGGATATTCCCAATGTCGGCGAGGAGATGCTCAAAGACCTCGACGACTGCGGCATCATCCGCATCGGCGCCCGCGTGGCCCCGGACGATATTCTGGTCGGCAAGATCACGCCCAAGGGCGAGACCCAGCTGACGCCGGAAGAAAAACTCCTGCGCGCGATCTTCGGCGACAAGGCCCGCGACGTGAAAAACACCTCGCTCAAGGTCCCGCCGGGAATCGAAGGCACGGTCATCGACGTGCGCGTCTTTAACCGCCGCTCCGGCGAAAAGGACGACCGCACCCGTCAGATCGAGGACTTTGAACTGGCCCGTCTGGATACCAAGGAAGGCCAGCACGTCGATGCCATCGCCGCCAACATGCGCCGGCGCATCTGGCCGCTGGTGTCCGGCAAGACGGTCTTTCAGACCATCAAGGGCACCAAGAAAAACGACGTGCTGCTTGAGGCCAACCACCCCATGACCCTGGAGGTCCTGGAGACGTTGCCGATCAAGAAGCTCTCGGGGATGTTTGCCTCCAAGGAAACCAACGAGGCTGTGGCCGAAATCCTCGACGAGTACGACCGCCACATCCACTTCGTCAAAGGCCTCTACGACCAGAAGCGCGAGAAGGTCACCGAAGGCGACGATCTGCCCCCGGGCGTGATCAAGATGGTCAAGGTCTACGTGGCTGTTAAACGCAAGCTCAACGTGGGCGATAAAATGGCCGGCCGCCACGGCAACAAGGGCGTCGTGTCCTGCATCCTGCCCATTGAGGACATGCCCTTTTTTGCCGACGGCGCCCAGGTCGACATTGTGCTCAACCCGCTGGGCGTGCCTTCGCGTATGAATATCGGGCAGATTCTGGAGACCCACCTCGGCTGGGCCGGCATGGAGCTTGGCAAGCAGCTGGCTGCCCTGGCCGATTCCGGCAAGGCCATGGAAGGGATCCGCGACCGGGCCAAGGTGGTCTTTGACACCGAGGAGACGGCGGAACTCATCGACGGCATGTCCGACGACGAGTTGCGCGATGCGCTGCGCGCCCTGCGCAAGGGCATCGTGGCCAAGACCCCGGTCTTTGACGGAGCCACCGAAGACGAACTGTGGGAATGGCTCAAGATCGCCGGTCTGCCTGAAGACGGCAAGATCACGCTCTACGACGGACGAACCGGCGAAGCCTTCCACCGGCCGGTCACCGTGGGCTGCATGTACATCTTGAAGCTGCACCACCTGGTTGACGAAAAGATCCACGCCCGGTCCACCGGCCCGTACTCCCTGGTCACGCAGCAGCCGTTGGGCGGCAAGGCCCAGTTCGGCGGCCAGAGATTGGGTGAAATGGAAGTCTGGGCCCTTGAAGCGTACGGCGCGTCCTACCTGCTCCAGGAGTTCCTGACGGTCAAGTCCGACGACGTGGGCGGCCGCGTCAAGATGTATGAGAAGATCGTCAAGGGCGACAACTTCCTGGAAGCCGGTTTGCCCGAGTCCTTCAACGTCCTGGTCAAGGAACTGATGTCCCTTGGTCTTGATGTGGATCTCATCCAGGACGAAAAGAAAATCGTCAAGGCCCCTCGGCGGTAA